ACCTGTTTCCATTTTACCTGCAGCGAGGCCTTACCATGATCAAGACCAATAACCTGAAGGTTTCAGGCATCACCCCCATCATAGCCCCGGCTGATCTCCGCCAGGTATTTCCCATGTCGGATACCGGCCGGGAATTTGTCTCCCGCAGCCGGGAAAAGATCAAAGAGATCCTGCAGCGCCGGGATCGCCGTCTGATGGTGGTGGTCGGCCCCTGCTCAATCCACGATACCGAAGCGGCTGTTGACTACGCCAAGCGTCTTTCCGCCCTCTCCCGGCGGGTCGATGACCAGTTGATGCTGGTGATGCGGGTCTACTTTGAAAAACCGCGCACAACAGTGGGCTGGAAAGGGCTGATCAACGATCCGGGCATGGACGGCTCACACAACATTTCAAAGGGGCTGGGAATTGCCCGCGGCCTGCTCTGCCGCCTGACAGACCTTGAGGTGCCGGTGGCCAACGAGATGCTTGACCCGATCACCCCTGAATACGTGGCTGACCTCATCTCCTGGGGTGCGATCGGCGCACGTACCACCGAATCCCAGACCCACCGGGAACTGGCCAGCGGCCTTTCCTTCCCGATCGGCTTCAAAAACGGCACCGACGGCAATCTGCAGATCGCCATTGATGCCATGATTTCATCCCGTGCCCCCCACAGCTTCCTGGGTATCAACCGTGAAGGACGTGCCTCCATCATACAGACCACCGGCAATCCGGATGTGCATATTGTGCTGCGGGGCGGTTCACGCAAACCCAACTATCTGCCGGAAGACATCACCCATACCGAGGAAAGCCTGAAAAAGAACGGTCTGGCCCCCACCATCATGGTGGACTGCAGCCATGGCAACTCCAACAAAGACTACCGTAAGCAACCGGAGGTGCTGGAACAGATCATCGATCAGGTGGTGGCGGGCAATCAGTCAATCTCCGGCCTGATGATCGAAAGCAACCTGGAGGAAGGCAACCAGAAGGTGCCGGCAGACCATTCGCAACTGAAGTACGGCGTATCCATCACCGATGCCTGCATTAACTGGGACACCACGGAAAAGATTCTGCTGGAAGCCCACGCACGGCTGCAAAAGCGGAAGTAGGCAAAACAGATAGCTGAAGGAGCGCGGAGTTTTTCGTTCTGGGTGCGGCAAGCAAGGGATACTGCGGAGGCGTACGGGTTAGTACGCCGCACAAAGTATCCCGCAGATTGACGCGGTCAGGACGGAAAAGAGCCGCTCCTACTCGTAGGTGACCTGCAGGCCCCGTCCCACCGCCTTATTCAGGACGCCATTGAATTTTTCCTCTGCCCCCTCAGCCAGCAGTTCAAGGTAGTTGACCTTTTTCTTGGGGGGCAGTATCAGGGCCGGCTCACCGGAGATACCGGCCAGCCGGCCGGCCTCTTCGACGGCATCCGGCAGGTTGCCCAGCTTATCAACCAGTTTGAGCGCCCTGGCCTGTTCACCCGACAGGACCCGGCCATCGGCGATCCTGCGCACCTCATCCACCGGCAGTTTGCGTCCCTCGGCCACGGCCTTGACAAACTGCTCATGGGTACTGTCGATCAGGGCCTGAAACATGGCCCGGTCTTCCGGCGAGAGCGGGCGGTCCGGTGCACCGGCATCCTTGAAGGAACCGGTTTTAATGGTGGTGGAACTGACCCCCAGCTTGCCGAACAGCCCCTCAAGGTTGGAGAATTTGATCAGCACGCCGATACTGGCGGTAATAGTGCCGGGATTGGCATAGATCACCGAGGCAGGCGCGGCAATGTAGTAACCTCCCGAGGCTGCCAGGCTGCCCATGGAGACCACCACCTTCTTCCTGGCGGCCAGCTTGCGCACCTCTTCGTAAATCTCCTGGGAGGGGCCGACCACCCCGCCCGGGGAGTCGATCCGCAACACCACCGCCTTGACCGAATCTTTTTTAGCAAAATGGCGCAGTTGCCGGATCGGTTCAGTTGAGTCAACAATCATTCCTTTGACCTCAACCAGTCCGACTCCGGGGCCACTGACGAACCCCTTTTCCTTGTCACTGAAAAGCAGCTTGGCCAGGACGACGCTTCCCAGAAAGAGCAGCAGCAGGCCGGCAAAACAGGCGCCTACAATCAGTAGAATTTTTTTTGCAGACATAACAACTCCTGCGGCAGATGCCGCCTTCAGAGGTAACACTTCTATGCGAATTCTGGTTGTTTCAGACACCCACGGTAATCAGGCTGCCTTGCTACGGGCTCACGAAGCAGCCGGCAGATGTGAGGCGATTATACATCTGGGCGATGGCGAAGAGGATGCCGCGTTACTGGCAGTGCTTGACGAGGGGTGTCCGGTTGTACGGTTAGCCGGCAACTGTGACCTCGGATCAACAGCCCCCCGGGAGCTGATCCGTGAGTGGGCGGGTGTCCGTCTGCTGCTCTGCCATGGTGATCGCTATGGTGTCAAAGGCGGCCTGGCACGCCTGCTTGAGCAGGGTCGCGCGACCGGTGTTGATGCCGTTCTGTATGGCCATACCCACCTTGCTCAGGCTGTCAGACAGGAAGGTATCTGGCTTATCAATCCGGGCACCCTGACCGCTCCGGCGCCGTTTCACTCCTATGCCATTCTGGAGCTCAGTCATGCCGGTCTGCAGGTTACGATCCATCCCCTCCCCTGAGCACCGGCTCATGCTCCTGCAACAGCTCCTCATGCCCCTTGTGAATCGCCTTTTCAAGCCGCCGCCGCCGTGGCCAGCTCAGTAACAGGCCAATCGGTCCGGAAAGCACATAACTAAGCATAATCACAAATATCATCACCGCCGGCTCAGCCGCGACAATGATCAGCAGCACCACGGCCAGCACCAGGAAGCCGAACGGTTGTTTCTTGATCAGCTCCGGATCCTTGAATGAGTAGTATTTGACACTGGAAACCATCAGGAAGGCCAGCAGATAGATCAGGACCAGGATGGCCAGTTTCTTGTAGGAGCTTGGCCAGCCGAAATGATTAAAGAGCAGGACGGTGGAGGCAACCATGCTGGCTGCCGCCGGAATCGGCAGACCGACGAAGCGTTTGCTCTCAACCGTGCTGACCTGCACGTTGAAACGGGCCAGCCGCAGGGCGCCGCAGACCACAAACAGAAACGCCGCCAACCAGCCCAGGCGGCCAAACGGCTTCAGGGCCCAGGCGTACATCATCAGGCCGGGTGTCACCCCGAAGGCCACCAGATCTGCCAGTGAATCAAACTCAACGCCAAATTGGCTGGTTGTATTGGTCAGACGTGCCACCTTGCCGTCAAGGCCGTCGCAGACAGCCGAGATGAAGATCCAGATTGCTGCTGAACCGTAATTACCGTTCAGGGTGGCAACCATACTGTAGAACCCGGCAAACAGGCTGCCGGCAGTAATCAGGTTCGGCAGGATATAGATCCCCCGCCTGATGTTTTCATGCCTCTCGACAGGCTGCGGGTCTAATTGTTCCGGTGTCTCCATAGGTGTTGGCTCCTTGTTGGTGTTACCCCAGCCTGACCAGGGCTGTTTCACCTGCGACAGTCGTCTGTCCCACAGTTACCAGACTTTCCAGACCCTCCGGCAGATAGACATCAACCCTGGATCCAAAACGGATCATGCCGTAGCGCTGCCCCCGTTCAAGGCGGTCGCCGACCTCCGCGTAGCAGAGGATTCTGCGGGCAATCAGTCCGGCTATCTGCACGAAGGCCACCCGTACGCCGTTATCCTGCTCCATGACCAGCCCGCACTGCTCATTTTCGCAGGAGGCATCGGCATGGCGGGCATCGTAAAACTTACCCTGTTTGTAAAAACGATCCACCACCGTGCCGGAGATGGGGGCACGATTCACATGGACGTTAAAGACCGACATGAAGATGCTGATCTTCTGGCAGGCCCCCAGATGCTCCTGGGTCGCCGGTCCGACGTAGACCACCGTCCCATCGGCAGGAGCCACCAGCAGGGCCGTATCAGCCGGCGGCATCCGTTCCGGATTGCGAAAAAATGATATCACAAACAGCACCAGCAGCAGCGTAACAGCGGCAGGCACCGCCAATGCAACCGACTTCAGCAGTACGGCACCGCCGGCCAGAAACAGAAACAGACCGGCACTATAGGCGATAAACGGGTATCCTTCAGGGGTTATCAGGGCATTTGATGGGCGCATGAATAGTCCATTATACATAACGTAGAAAACCCCGCTCCCAGTAAGAGCGGGGTCTGAATAGCAGTTACAACGGCAGCTTAGTTCTTCGCCTTGTCAACAATCTTGTTTTTGCCTATCCAGGGCATCATGGCGCGCAGATTACCACCGACCACCTCAATCGGGTGGGCGGCATTCAGGCGACGACGAGCTGTCATCTCGGGATAGTTGGACATCCCCTCCAGGATGAAGCGCTTGGCGTACTCGCCGTTCTGAATGTTGTTCAGACACTCCTTCATGGCAGCGCGGCTCTGCTCGTTGATCACCTTGGGCCCGGTGACGTACTCACCGTACTCGGCGTTGTTTGAGATGGAGTAGTTCATGTTGGCGATACCGCCCTCAAACATCAGGTCGACAATCAGTTTCAGCTCATGCAGACACTCAAAGTAGGCCATCTCTGGGGCATAACCGGCCTCAACCAGGGTCTCGAAACCGGCCTTGACCAACTCCACTGCGCCACCGCAAAGTACGGCCTGCTCGCCGAACAGGTCGGTCTCGGTCTCGTCCTTGAAGGTGGTCTCAATGATGCCGGTGCGGCCGCCGCCGATGGCGCTGGCATAGGAGAGGGCCACTTCACGGGCCTTGCCCGAGGCATCCTGGAATACGGCGATCAGGTCAGGGATGCCGCCACCTCTGACGTATTCTGAGCGCACCGTGTGACCCGGCGCCTTGGGGGCGATCATGATCACGTCCAGATCAGCACGGGGTACGATCTGATTGTAGTGGATGGCAAAACCGTGGGCAAAGGCCAGGGTAGCGCCCTTCTTCAGCTTCGGCTCGATCTCGTCACGGTACAGTACCGACTGGAACTCGTCCGGGGTCAGGATCATGATCACGTCTGCAGAGGCAACCGCCTCGGCAACGGTCGCTACCTTGAGGCCTGCGTTCTGTGCCTTGACAGCTGATGCAGAACCTTCGCGCAGTGCCACCGTCACATCCACGCCGGAATCCTTGAGATTGCAGGCATGGGCATGGCCCTGGGAACCGTAACCGACGATAGTCACCTTCTTGGACTGGATTAATGCGAGATCGCAATCCCGATCGTAATACACATTCATTGACATTCTCCTCGTATGTTTTGCATCTGTTGAAATAGCGTATTCCTGTTTAAAAAACGCAGCGCACGATACTACAGGAGCCTGCTGCTGTCAATCGGCGCCTGCCTGCTGCTACCCTTTCCAGCCCTTGGCACCACGCCCGATGGCAACCGCACCGGTCCTGACCAGCTCCTTCAACCCCAGGGGACGCAGCAGGTCAAGGATGGCATTGATCTTGGCCGGGGCTCCGGTGGCCTCGATGGTATAGGACTTGGGAGTGACGTCAATAATCTTGGCCCGGAAAATATCAACGATCCGCAAGACCTCGGCCCGGCTATCGTCTTCGGCCGTCACCTTGATCAGTGCCAGTTCACGTTCAATGGCGCTGCCGTCACTGAAGTCCAGCACCTTGATCACATCCACCAGTTTGTTCAACTGCTTGGTAATCTGCTCAAGGACCGCGTCATCACCCCTGGTGACAATCGTAATCCGGGAAAGCGATTCATCACTGGTTGGCGCAACCGTAAGCGAGTCTATGTTAAATCCTCTACCGGAAAACAGGCCCGAAACCCGGGCCAGTACGCCGAATTCATTCTCTACCACAACCGATATGGTATGTTGCATTAGCTCGTTTCCTCCAAGTCCCTAGGCGTTCAACACCATTTCATTCAGCGACGCCCCGGCAGGGACCATCGGCAACACCTTTTCCTCCCGGGCGATCTTGAACTCCATGATCACCGGACCGTCATGGGCAAAGCCCTCTTTGATCACCTGCTCCACCTCGGACGGCTTGTCCGCCTTGAGCCCTTTGGCGCCGTAGGCCTCGGCAATCCTGGCAAAATCCATCGGCAGCTCAAGACAGGTCTGGGAGTAACGCTTGTCAAAGAACAGCTCCTGCCATTGACGCACCATTCCCAGGAAGTTGTTGTTCAGGACAACAATCTTGACCGGCAGACGATGCTGTACCAGGGTAGCCAGTTCCTGCATGTTCATCTGCACGCCACCGTCACCACAGACGCAGATCACCTGGCGTTTGGGATAGGCAGCCTGTGCCCCCATGGCTGCCGGCAGACCGAAACCCATGGTGCCCAGACCGCCGGAGGTCAGCAGCGTCCGAGGCTGGTTGAACTCAAAGAACTGGGCGGTCCACATCTGATGTTGACCCACGTCGGTCGCCATGATGGCATCATCCTCTGACAGCTCACGCAGCTTCTGAATCACATACTGGGGCTTGATCACGCTGCTGCTCTGCTTGTAGGCGATCGGATGCTTTGCCTTCCAGCCGCTGATATCCTCATGCCATGCCTCCATGGCACTGTGCTGCGCAGATACCTTCTCGGTCTGTCCTTTCAGGCATTCAATCATCTTGACCAGAACATCCTTGGTGTCACCCACGATCGGCAGATCAACCCGCACGTTCTTACGGATCGAAGTTGGATCGACATCGATATGGATGATCTTGGCGTGGGGTGCAAAGGTGGCGATCTTGCCGGTTACCCGGTCATCAAAACGGGCGCCGACCGCCAGGATCAGATCCGAGTGGGTCATGGCCATGTTGGCGGCATAGGCACCGTGCATCCCCAGCATCTTGAGGGACAGCGGATCGTTCTCCGGGAAGGCCCCCAGCCCCATCAGGGTGGTGGTGACCGGGAACTGCAGGGTACGGGCCAGCTCAGTCAGCTCCTCGGCGGCATTTGCCAGGATGACCCCGCCGCCTACATACATAACCGGACGGCGAGCAACCAGCAGCATATCCACCGCTTTTTCCACCTGCTTCTGGTGCCCCTCCAGATTCGGCTTGTAGCCGCGGATCTCAATTGACTCGGGCCACTTGAACTCGGCCTGGCTGATCTGGACATCCTTGGGGAAGTCGATCAGCACCGGACCGGGACGACCGGAACGGGCAATATAAAACGCCTTGCGCACGATGGTCGGGATATCCTTGGCATGCCGGATCAGGAAGCTGTGCTTGGTGATCGGACGGGTAATGCCGATGATATCCACCTCCTGAAAGGCATCGTTGCCGATCAGGGGAGTTGGGACCTGACCGGTGATGATAACCATCGGGATTGAATCCATGTAGGCCGTAGCGATACCGGTAATGGTGTTGGTGGCGCCGGGACCAGAGGTGGCAATCGCCACGCCGACCTTGCCGGTGGCACGGGCATAACCGTCAGCCGCATGGGTACCGCCCTGTTCATGGCGGGGCAGGATATGGCGGATCTCCCGCACATTCATCAGTTCATCATAGAGATTGATCACCGTTCCGCCGGGGTAGCCGAATACCAGATCCACCCCTTCACGCTTCAGGCTTTCAAGCAGGATACGTGCTCCATTCATTTTCATGCAAAACCTCGTTAAGTCTAAAAATTATTGGGATTACCGGTTACAATATTAATAACCGTATATTTTACATCACCATTGCCATCAACCAGCTTGCGCTGCTGGCTGACATTGTCAAAAAAGACCTTATAGCAAGCACTGGGGGCAAAGTTGGCGTTCCAGTTACTGAAGCAGAGCTGCCCTTCCTGGGTGATGTTCCAGTTGCCTTTGTTCTTTTCACCATAGGAACCCTTGCCGATCACCACGCCGCCACGGTCAAAATAATAGGTATCACCGTTTGCTGCAGTAACCGTGTTACCGACCAGAATTTCCTTGACCTCTCTGGCACCCAGCAGGGTTGAGCTGGAATCACGCAGGGCCGATTCATCGGTCTTGCAGGCAGTGACAGTTAGAGCCAGAACGGAAGCGGCAAACAGTACGATAAGCTTTCTCATGGCAGATTCCTCCTTCGATACACGTGGTTTAGTTGGGGAAACGAGGCTTTTTTGTTCTGGTTTCGATAGCCGAGGAACGACGCGGAGGCGTTCCGAAGGCTAGCGGGACCAGGGCGTAAAAGGGCCGTTTCCTAGTCAGCAGTGGTCACTGCGCCGGTATAGGCAGAGGTAACCACTTTAGCGTAGCGTGCCAGCCAGCCGGTCTTGATCTTCGGTTCCGGCGCAGTCCACTGGGCACGGCGGGCCTCAATAGTTGCCCCATCAACCAGCAGATCCAGCTTGCGGTTGGGGATATCCAGCAGG
Above is a window of Trichlorobacter lovleyi SZ DNA encoding:
- a CDS encoding DUF995 domain-containing protein yields the protein MRKLIVLFAASVLALTVTACKTDESALRDSSSTLLGAREVKEILVGNTVTAANGDTYYFDRGGVVIGKGSYGEKNKGNWNITQEGQLCFSNWNANFAPSACYKVFFDNVSQQRKLVDGNGDVKYTVINIVTGNPNNF
- the ilvB gene encoding biosynthetic-type acetolactate synthase large subunit, translated to MKMNGARILLESLKREGVDLVFGYPGGTVINLYDELMNVREIRHILPRHEQGGTHAADGYARATGKVGVAIATSGPGATNTITGIATAYMDSIPMVIITGQVPTPLIGNDAFQEVDIIGITRPITKHSFLIRHAKDIPTIVRKAFYIARSGRPGPVLIDFPKDVQISQAEFKWPESIEIRGYKPNLEGHQKQVEKAVDMLLVARRPVMYVGGGVILANAAEELTELARTLQFPVTTTLMGLGAFPENDPLSLKMLGMHGAYAANMAMTHSDLILAVGARFDDRVTGKIATFAPHAKIIHIDVDPTSIRKNVRVDLPIVGDTKDVLVKMIECLKGQTEKVSAQHSAMEAWHEDISGWKAKHPIAYKQSSSVIKPQYVIQKLRELSEDDAIMATDVGQHQMWTAQFFEFNQPRTLLTSGGLGTMGFGLPAAMGAQAAYPKRQVICVCGDGGVQMNMQELATLVQHRLPVKIVVLNNNFLGMVRQWQELFFDKRYSQTCLELPMDFARIAEAYGAKGLKADKPSEVEQVIKEGFAHDGPVIMEFKIAREEKVLPMVPAGASLNEMVLNA
- the sppA gene encoding signal peptide peptidase SppA is translated as MSAKKILLIVGACFAGLLLLFLGSVVLAKLLFSDKEKGFVSGPGVGLVEVKGMIVDSTEPIRQLRHFAKKDSVKAVVLRIDSPGGVVGPSQEIYEEVRKLAARKKVVVSMGSLAASGGYYIAAPASVIYANPGTITASIGVLIKFSNLEGLFGKLGVSSTTIKTGSFKDAGAPDRPLSPEDRAMFQALIDSTHEQFVKAVAEGRKLPVDEVRRIADGRVLSGEQARALKLVDKLGNLPDAVEEAGRLAGISGEPALILPPKKKVNYLELLAEGAEEKFNGVLNKAVGRGLQVTYE
- the pssA gene encoding CDP-diacylglycerol--serine O-phosphatidyltransferase, yielding METPEQLDPQPVERHENIRRGIYILPNLITAGSLFAGFYSMVATLNGNYGSAAIWIFISAVCDGLDGKVARLTNTTSQFGVEFDSLADLVAFGVTPGLMMYAWALKPFGRLGWLAAFLFVVCGALRLARFNVQVSTVESKRFVGLPIPAAASMVASTVLLFNHFGWPSSYKKLAILVLIYLLAFLMVSSVKYYSFKDPELIKKQPFGFLVLAVVLLIIVAAEPAVMIFVIMLSYVLSGPIGLLLSWPRRRRLEKAIHKGHEELLQEHEPVLRGGDGS
- a CDS encoding phosphatidylserine decarboxylase family protein, with the protein product MRPSNALITPEGYPFIAYSAGLFLFLAGGAVLLKSVALAVPAAVTLLLVLFVISFFRNPERMPPADTALLVAPADGTVVYVGPATQEHLGACQKISIFMSVFNVHVNRAPISGTVVDRFYKQGKFYDARHADASCENEQCGLVMEQDNGVRVAFVQIAGLIARRILCYAEVGDRLERGQRYGMIRFGSRVDVYLPEGLESLVTVGQTTVAGETALVRLG
- the ilvN gene encoding acetolactate synthase small subunit, which gives rise to MQHTISVVVENEFGVLARVSGLFSGRGFNIDSLTVAPTSDESLSRITIVTRGDDAVLEQITKQLNKLVDVIKVLDFSDGSAIERELALIKVTAEDDSRAEVLRIVDIFRAKIIDVTPKSYTIEATGAPAKINAILDLLRPLGLKELVRTGAVAIGRGAKGWKG
- a CDS encoding metallophosphoesterase family protein, whose product is MRILVVSDTHGNQAALLRAHEAAGRCEAIIHLGDGEEDAALLAVLDEGCPVVRLAGNCDLGSTAPRELIREWAGVRLLLCHGDRYGVKGGLARLLEQGRATGVDAVLYGHTHLAQAVRQEGIWLINPGTLTAPAPFHSYAILELSHAGLQVTIHPLP
- a CDS encoding 3-deoxy-7-phosphoheptulonate synthase, whose translation is MIKTNNLKVSGITPIIAPADLRQVFPMSDTGREFVSRSREKIKEILQRRDRRLMVVVGPCSIHDTEAAVDYAKRLSALSRRVDDQLMLVMRVYFEKPRTTVGWKGLINDPGMDGSHNISKGLGIARGLLCRLTDLEVPVANEMLDPITPEYVADLISWGAIGARTTESQTHRELASGLSFPIGFKNGTDGNLQIAIDAMISSRAPHSFLGINREGRASIIQTTGNPDVHIVLRGGSRKPNYLPEDITHTEESLKKNGLAPTIMVDCSHGNSNKDYRKQPEVLEQIIDQVVAGNQSISGLMIESNLEEGNQKVPADHSQLKYGVSITDACINWDTTEKILLEAHARLQKRK
- the ilvC gene encoding ketol-acid reductoisomerase, whose amino-acid sequence is MNVYYDRDCDLALIQSKKVTIVGYGSQGHAHACNLKDSGVDVTVALREGSASAVKAQNAGLKVATVAEAVASADVIMILTPDEFQSVLYRDEIEPKLKKGATLAFAHGFAIHYNQIVPRADLDVIMIAPKAPGHTVRSEYVRGGGIPDLIAVFQDASGKAREVALSYASAIGGGRTGIIETTFKDETETDLFGEQAVLCGGAVELVKAGFETLVEAGYAPEMAYFECLHELKLIVDLMFEGGIANMNYSISNNAEYGEYVTGPKVINEQSRAAMKECLNNIQNGEYAKRFILEGMSNYPEMTARRRLNAAHPIEVVGGNLRAMMPWIGKNKIVDKAKN